The sequence below is a genomic window from Calonectris borealis chromosome 33, bCalBor7.hap1.2, whole genome shotgun sequence.
acccccccgcccccaccggcCGAGAGGACGACGCTGGTTCCCGGCAAAGAGGACTgagaccccccgggacccccccgggaccccccaaaaccccccgggaccccccaaaacccccgggaccccccaaaaccccccgggacccccccgggaccccccaaaaccctcccggacccccccccccgtgaaTAAACAACCCTGAACCCGAGGCCGTatctggttttttttgggggggggtttgaGGCTTCGTGCTgggcccccacccccacccccctcagcccctcccccacccgccCATTGTCCCCCTTGAGCGGCGCCCATTGACCTCGATGGGCCGCGAagtgccgggggggggagggggggacccccaaggatggggggggggggcaccccagccatcccctccccctccccccccgcctcagtttccccacagggagccggggggtggggggtggggcgggcagggaggggttAATCCCCCCCGTGGGGGGGGTGTCAcacatcccccccctcccccctcctcatttacccgcccccccccggcgccgcccccTCACCTGGAGCGCGAGGAGCCGCGCGGGACGcctgggaccccccgggaccccccccggacACGAGGGTCCCCACGACCCACCCGGacaccagggacccccccgggacccccgaagaccccccggacgcctgggttaCACGGTGTCGGGGGGGCATTGGGGGccaggggggtcagggggggccctggggggtcagggggggtcctggaggtcctgggggtcggggggggtcctggggggtccagGAAGTCCTGGGGGTCCTAGGGGGTCAGGGGGGCCCATGGGAGTCTGGGGGGATCTTGGGGGTCTGGGGGATAAGGGGGGTCCTGAGGGATCATGGGGGTTATTGGGGGCCTGGGGGTtgctgggggtcgggggggtcagggggggtcagggggggtcgggggggtcatAGGCAGCTGATGGGGGGGAACCTGCAggagggggggagctgggggggtcctgggggtcagGGGGTCATAAGGGactggggggggtttggggggtcctgggggggcccaTAAGGGACCGGGGGTCCGAGGGGAACTTGGGGGCACAAGGGGGGTTCAGGGGAGCACAAGGGGGGGTCCCATTAaggggtccccccccccagctgtgcccagcgcaggcggcggcgctgcgggacgagcaccggggggggcggggggggttggggggggggaccccaaggatCCGCTCCCCGAAGGCCAGgatatgggggggctatgggggggatggggtggaaatggggggctggggggggctgaggggccatggggaggggacaaggacatgggggggtcatgggggggggaAGACGTGAGGAtatggggggggctgggaggggttgGGGAGGAAATGGGGGGGTCAGGGAGGTGCAGCGCAGTGGGGGGGGTCTCTGGCCCCCCCCgatcccccctcttcccccttaTGCCACCCTCTACCtgcccccctgggaccccccgcccctccccccatgCCCGGGTGAGGGGGggccccccgcccacccccccaaataaagctctgctctctgctccgCGTCTcattggggggacccaggtgtccgggcaccccctccccccaaattattggggtcctgggggatgggcagcgggggggggcgggggtgggttgcaagggatggggggggtcctgggggatggggggggtctatgggggggcctgcccgtccctgcccgtccctgcccgtccctgcccatccctgcccgtccctgccccatccctgcccgtccctgcccatccctgccccatccctgccccatccctgccccatccctgcccgtccctgccccatccctgcccgtccctgcccatccctgcccgtccctgccccatccctgcccgtccctgccccatccctgcccgtccctgcccatccctgccccatccctgcccatccctgcccgtccctgcccatccctgccccatccctgccccatccctgcccgtccctgcccatccctgccccatccctgccccatccctgcccgtccctgcccatccctgcccatccctgcccgtccctgcccatccctgccccatccctgccccatccctgcccatccctgcccgtccctgcccgtccctgcccatccctgccccatccctgcccgtccctgcccatccctgcccatccctgcccgtccctgcccatccctgccccatccctgccccatccctgcccatccctgcccgtccctgcccatccctgcccgtccctgcccatccctgccccatccctgccccatccctgcccatccctgcccatccctgccccatccctgcccatccctgcccgtcccccCGCCacggccctgctgctgctccgacTTTTGGGATTTCCCCAAAACGCTTCAGGGAAGGTTTTTTCACCCAAgaaatcccatccccatcctcacccccaccctcttcctcctcatcctcatcctcacccccaccctcttcctcctcatccccatcctcacccccaccctcttcctcctcatccccatcctcacccccaccctcttcctcctcatccccatcctcacccccaccctcttcctcctcatcctcatcctcacccccaccctcttcctcctcatccccatcctcttcctcctcttcctcatccccatcctcctcatcctcaatcccatccccatcccaatcccatcccatcctcatcccaccccattcccatcccccccttcctcccatccccatccccttcctcatccccatctcaatctcatcctcatcctcatccccatcccatccccatcctcctcctcctcatcccaaccccatccccatttccatctccatcctcttcctcatccccatccttATCCTCCTcgtcccaatcccatccccatcctcttcctcatccccatctcaatctcctcctcctcatcccaacccatcccatcctcatcctcatctccatcctcttcctcctcctcctccttatccccatcctcctcctcatcccaatcccatccccatcctcttcctcatccccatctcaatctcctcctcctcatcccaacccatcccatcctcatcctcatctccatcctcttcctcctcctcctccttatccccatcctcctcctcatcccaatcccatccccatcctcttcctcatccccatctccgcctcctccccctcctcaccccgACCCCgtcccatccccctccccacccccaccccgctccccagcAGGaccccgccctgcccctcccccggcgccgcgccccgcccacGCAGGCCGTGGCTCCGcaggatttttattaaatgtaaaaaatcGGTAAaagcaggcagggaaaaggggGCAAAAAAGAAGAACTCAGGAGCCTCCCCCTCTTCGCCCCCCCCGACGCCGGGAATTCCGGAATTAATAATAACGAATAACTCCGGAATTAATAATAACGAATAATTCCGGAATTAATAATAACGAATAATTCCGGAATTAATAATAACGACTAATTCCGGAATTAATAATAACGACTAATTCCGGAATTAATAATAACGAATAACTCCGGAACGAGCCGTGCCCGCGAGGTTTCGTCCCAGTCCGAGGAGAATCTCGCCCAAATCTGCCTTTTTTCGGCCCAGAAACGCCCCACGGGGGGTGAGGAAGCTCCTTCCGCAACGTCCCGGTTGGGCGCCGGTGGCTCCGGCGGGAGACGCGGCGTCGCTCGGGATGGGGGACGGGGtcggccgcggcggggaggacCACGTCCACGGAGACGAGCTCCTCGCCTCGCCAACGGGCTCGGCCGGGGGGGGAAACCCCATCTTCTTCCGTGTGGAATTCCCGGGGGTTTCTCCTCAGCCCTTCTCCTCGTCTCCTGGAAGGTCCGGCGGTGGCGTCCACCTTCGCCTCCCGGTGGACCTTGAGCTTGAGGTGGACCAAGCGGGCGCTGGTCCCAACCCGCTCCTCCTAATCCACGTGCACCTTCACGTGGGACATCAGGGAGACCTTGGTCCTGTAGCAATTCCCGCACTCGGAGCAACGGTACGGAGCTTCTCCCGTGTGGGTCCTCTCGTGTTCCAGACATTTGGAGCTCATGGTGAAGCCTTTCCCGCAGATGTGACACCTATAGGGTCTCTCTCCGGTGTGGATCCGCTGGTGGACGATGAGGTGGGAGGTGTTGGTGAAGCTCAAGCCGCACTCGGGACATTTGTGGGGTCTCTCTCCGGTGTGGAGCTTCTTGTGGAGTTTGAGGTTGAACCTCCGggtgaagctcttcccgcactcggAGCAGAGATGGGATTTCTCAACCTTGTGGGAACTCGGGTGGAAAAGCTCCGGGCTTAACGTGATGCTGGGACGTTCGCTGGGTTTCTCCAACTGGTGGATCTGCTGGTGGGACGCGAGGGTGGAGCTGGCGCTGAAGCTCTTCAGCCATTGGGGGCACTTGTGGGGCTGGTCCTGGGCGTGAAGCTGCTGGTGTTGGCTCAGGCTGCTCCTCCAATCAAAGGTTTTCCGGTACTCGTACACCCGCCCTCCGGCACAGACCATCTCCTCGGGGTCCTCCAAGATGTCTTCATCAGGATGCGACggctcctgctcctctccaggcCAAGACTCGGCCCTGGGCTGCTCTTCTAGGACTTTGTCCTCCTCGGGACCCCAACGTCCATCCCCTTTCTCCATCCTCAGGCTGGATCCGTTCGCTTCTCCTTGCTGGGAATCTCCAGGCTGGGAATTCTCCTCTTGGTGGCCACCACCACCTGCTGATAGAGAACAGGGCCGAGACGTGACATCAAATTCGGGGTCACCACGTGGAAAAAACGGGGGGTCTCCACACCCCACAGGACCTTCCTACCCTTCTAACCCCACCCATCCCAGGATGGACCCAAGGATGGACCCAGGATGGACCCAGGGTTTTCAAGGATGGACCCAAGGCGGGGGATGGAGGAAAGACTGGGAGTAAGTCAAGGTTACCTGGCGGGACCGTGGGCTCACGGCGGCTCTGCGGGGCCTCCTGGGACGGCGATGTCGGCTGGTCGCCCTTCTCCTTGCTGTGGGCCTTCTTATGGGCGTTACAGCGGAAGTTTTGGGTGAAACCCTTCCCGCAGATGGGACACTTGAAGGGTTTCTCACCCGTATGGACCGTCTTGTGTCTCACCAGGTCGGAACTCTTCCGGAAGCTCTTCCCGCAATCCCGACACTCGTAGGGTCTCTCACCCGTATGAACCCGACGATGCATGAGAAGATACTGCTGCCGGgcgaagctcttcccgcagtcggGACAGACGTAGGGTTTCTCATCGGTGTGGACCACTTGGTGGGAGATGAGGTGAGAACTTTgactgaagctcttcccgcaaaCCAAGCACTTGTAGGGCTTCTCGCCCCGATGGAGCATCTCGTGGATGAGCAACGGGGAACCGTCGTTGAAGCCCTTCCCGCAGACGGAGCATTTGTAGGGTCTTTCGCCCGTGTGGAGACGTTGGTGACGGACCAGGTGGTTCCTCCAGTTGAAAACCCGGCCGCACTCGTCGCATTTGTGAGGTTTCCTCTTGGATTTCGATCGGGATCCGCTCAAATCGATCGGATTGCCGGCGCCGCCGGCCGTTTCTCCCCAACCTTCTCCGACGACGTCGCCTTCCGGCCTCCAGCGCCCGTAGCCTTCGTCCTGCGTCCCCTCCTCATCCTCCGCGTCTTGTTCCACCTTCACCTGGATCTTCTCGGGCTTCTCCTTCTCCTCGCTCGTCCACCCCATCCCTGTGGGgacaatggggggggggggtcaccgcCGCGACCACGGCCCGAGGCGCCTCGTCGCGTTAACGGGGCTAACGAGGGGCTCGCGGCCAACCGGGCGCCGCGGGATGGATGAAGTCCCCACCCGTGGAGGATCGACCCCCCCCCCAAGGAAAACCCCGGGTGGGAGTGGGGACCTTCCCACCGTTTCGTatttctcctccccccccgccccctcccccgcttcccAGGTGGCTTCAGctttgcccccccaccccccaaaaaaagattaaaaaaaggggggaaaagggttttttttccacgcggggagggggatgcacagcccctcccccgcagcgGCTTCAGctttgcccccccaccccccaaaaaaagataaaaaaaggggggaaaagggtttttttttgccacgtggggtgtggggggaggggatgcgcagccccctcccccgcagcggcTTCAgctttgccccccaccccccaaaaaatgataaaaaaaggggggaaaagggtggggtttttttccacgcggggtgggggggggaggggatgcgcagccccctccccccccgctctcgggggtgggggcggggacGGACCCCGATGGGGGGatggtgccccccccccgccccccccccaagcccccccggtccccaccgccccgcggagcccggggaagggggggggggtccccccaaaccgccgctgccgccgccccctcccACCGCCGCGGCGGCTCAGCCTTGTCCCAGCCCCTTCCTGTGCCTCCGCACTCCCGGCCGGGCTGCAAcgcgccccgggcggcggcggggcgggggggcggcggcctcCGGGCTTCGCCTCGCCCCCCGGGAGCGAAGGGAttcggggtgcgggggggggggggagcatcacctcccccccccccatacacaccgggggggggggatcaccCTCGGGATGCTGGAACCCCGGGGGAGCATCGCCCGTGGGGGAGCATCATCGCCCCTGGGGGAGCATCATCACCCCTGGGGAGCATCACCCCTGAACAACCACCCCCCAAAAGAAAGCAGCATCCCCCCAAGGGTGAGCATCACCCGTGGGAGAGCATCGTCCCTGGGGGAGCATCACCCTCGGGTGACCATCGCCCAAGGGAGAGCAGCATCGTCCCTGGGGGAGCATCACCCCCAGGAGAGCATCCTCCAACGGAGAACATCACCCCTGGGGGAACATCAACCATGGGATGGTATCGTCCTTGGGTGACCGTCGCCCTCAGGAGAGCATCACCCCCAGGGGATCGTCACCCACAGGGTCACCCATCAGGTGACCATCACCCAAAGGAGAGCATCACCCTTGGGGGAGCATCACCTCCAGGAGAGGATCACCCCCAGGAGAGCATCATCCTCAGGTGACCATCACCCTCAAGTGACCATCATCCTCAGGTGACCATCATCTTCAGGTGACCATCATCTTCAGGTGACCATCATCTTCAGGTAACCATCATCCTCAGGTGACCATCATCCTCAGGTGACCATCATCCTCAGGTGACCATCACCCTCAGGTGACCATCATCTTCAGGTAACCATCATCCTCAGGTGACCATCACCCTCAGGTGACCATCACCCTCAGGTGACCATCACCCCTAGGAGAGCATCTCCCAGGGGTTCAGCAAGCCCCCGGTGGGTGCAGCCCGTGGGTGGGTTTCTTGACCCATCTTTGGGTGAAGCAATGGGTGACAAGAAGGGAGAACCGGcatctgctggggtttttttttccccagcggCTGTAAATTTAGTGGCGGTCGGTGAGATTTTGGGTTTAAAAGCCGCTGCCGGGGGAGGTCGGGGCTTTGCTGCCGACTTCCTTCAGCGCAGCCCAAGGCCgaggagaagaagagaagctCCTTTTGGCTGCACCACGCGGGGAGGGAAACAGGACGAGGACCCCTTGGAGATGCCTGCAGGGCTCAGATGTCACCAGCAGAAGGGTCAGGAGATGCAACTCCAGCACCAGGCAGCATTATCAGGACCATGAGGGTGCTCATTAGCATTAATGACCCTAATCAGCCCCACCAAGGACCCAAGGCCTCTCTTTAAGCCCAGCCCAGGGTGCTCCACCCTGTTGGAGGAGCCGTGGCCAAAGCTGAGCCGCAGCCCATCAGGTTCCTCCTGATCTGCAGACTTGGATCTGCCTCATCCCTGTGGATTTGCCTGATGATCCGGACCCTCGGCTGaacctggctgctctgcagggcccttcctccccctccaacAACCCCCGAAGGCGTCAGGGAGagaatttttattgaaatagCGTATTTTGTAAATCCACGTGAGCGTATCGCAACACGCGGGGGGGAGGCGGACGTCAGGAACCGAGCGCCACGACCCCCCCCGCTGCAGGAACGGCACAACAGAGACCACCCCCCCCTTAAACCGGCCACGTTTGATGAGACTTTAGGGACTGGAGGTAAAGTGGAGAAGAAGAGGGTGGagctccttcttcccaggctctcaTCTTGGTCTTGGCACCGTGGGGTTTTCCTTCCCGTATCTCAGGTGGGTTCTGACACCCGTGGGTCCCAGTTTGGACTCTGCCCATAGCTGAAGGACAAGGACTTCTAGGAGCAAGCCGCCGGCTTGGAGACATCACCTTAGGAGAAGACCAACACGTCTTAGCCACCACGTCCTGTCGTGAGCTCCAACAGGAGCAGGGGTAGCTCTGCTCAGGTGGAGATGCCACCACGGCTTAACTGGGAGAGTCTTGGGACACTGTGGTGGCACGATGCGACCGGAGGGGTCTTGGGACACCGTGGTGGCACGATGTGACCGGAGGGGTCCTGGGACACCGTGGTGGCACGATGTGACCAGAGGGGTCCTGGGACACCGTGGTGGCACGATGCGACCGGAGGGGTCCTGGGACACCGTGGTGGCACGATGCGACCGGAGGGGTCTTGGACATTGATCGTGgctgcctggggacagcagcacggATTTCCCCGTCTCGGTCATGTCCTGCTCTCCGGCGGGCACGGGGCCCGTCCTCCCTTCGGGCGGCTCTGCAGGGGGAAGCACGACGGGAGCAGAGGCTCCTCCACGCTGGGGACGCGCGGGGGCGAAGGAGGTGACTTCAAGCTGAGTTCGGTGATCGGCCCCACGTGGAACCAGGGACGGATCCTCTCCCCGCTCAACGGGGCCAGTGGGAAGACGAAGAGCAGCTCTTGGTTGTCGGCGTTGTAGAAGGCTACCTTCTGTTCCTCAAAGTCCAGGTAAACCCTGATGTTCCGGGGCAACCGGGTGAGGACGAGCGCCGTGTGCTCAGGGGAGGTCAGAGCCCAATACTGGCCCCCGCAGTGGAAAAGAGCCAAGATCCCGTCTTGAGGAGCGCTGATCCACCCCTTCCTCTTCATGGTGTCCTTGGCCACCCCCATCGCccacaccccccatgtccccacgtccacCTCCCAGAACCATCTCCCCGAGGCGAATCCCTCCTGGGCCAGGACGCAGTGGTAGGTGTTGTATCTCTCGGGGTTATCTGCCACGCGTTGCCGCGTGTCTCCGCGCCGTACGGTCTTCCCACCCCCCTCGAGGATGAGCTGGGGGTGCGCCGTGTCCTCGTCCAGCGTGATGTACACtgcaggagagggagaagagctcagctgaagaccccctcccccccagctccgTCGCCTTTGGGGGTCTCCTAAGGTTGATTCCCCTCGGAGAAACGTTTTGTGGGACCCCAAGTGCTCAGCGCAGCCAGAGCTTGCTCCTGTCTCCTGCTACCTCCGATGTGGTCCCAGGTGATGCCTCCTCATGGAGACCACGTTGGCCAAGCGCTGGTTGGGATGTGGCTGCCCCATTTTGGGAGCTAAGGGACCTTGGGGTGTGGACGTGGGCTGCTCTGGGCGGAGGACGGACCCAACCTCAATTAATTTAGGAGGAGCCTTATTCAACATCCGGGTCTACCTCTTGGGGAAGAACCAAGAGCTTGGAGATGCAATGAGCTTCCCCATCCTGCAACCCTCTTCCCGGGGGAATTTGGCTGGGAGCATCCCAGCTCCGAACCCTCCTTGTTAGCTTCCACACGCGCTGGGTGTCAAGACCCTGGGTCTTTAGAAAtagtgcccccccccaaaaaaaaagacagaaaaatgcttttttagtgggaaaaggaagcagaaagcacCAGAGAAGTTGGGGTGTGGAGGCTCAACCCTTGACTTCTCCGTCCCACCCCAGCAGCGCAGGAGAAGAGACCCGCGGAGGGGCAAAGCACGAGACCCCGGTACCTTCTTCCACCGGGACGATGGTGTTTCTCCACCCTGAAACCAAAGGGATGTGATCGCAAGGGGGTCCCctcccgcggggagggggcgtggggTGATTTGGGGTGGTGGTCCCCAGCCCAGTGACCCAGTCCCCGGCATCCTTCGGTTTAATACACTCCAATTTAATTTACGATAATAGATGCATCAAAATGGGAACGCGGACACCCCTTTCTGGTCcaattcatcattttttttttagacccTGGGGGTGTTTTGCAATCGGCGTCGGTGGGGTCTTGGAAATCAAACTGAGAagacccctcccacccccccaaaatatGCGCCGTTTGAAAGACAACGGGGCTGGGGGAAGGGCAGGGATCAAACTTACGCAGTTCTGCAGCGtgtttctctgaaaaagaaaagaaaaaaaaaccccatgtttttcGTAAACAGGTGCTTTTGGGGGTCAAAACCTCATCCTTTGATCCCTGCGTAGCCACCGAACCATGGTAAGAAGTCCTCTTGTGGTGCTAGACCTCCAAAATCTGCCCAGGCGAAAGCAGGTGGGAGGGAAAAGTGGCTCGGAGGAAGGAGTTTTGGGCACCCCGAAGGGCTGGAAGGAGTTTGTGGGGGTGGTGCCACCAAGAAGTTGGGCTCAACCTCA
It includes:
- the LOC142074157 gene encoding LOW QUALITY PROTEIN: butyrophilin subfamily 1 member A1-like (The sequence of the model RefSeq protein was modified relative to this genomic sequence to represent the inferred CDS: deleted 1 base in 1 codon), producing the protein MPPASRRMEREMLVSSRSCPPRITSVPACVMVFFFGFHVRELDCAQFRVLGPDHPITAVVGEDVVLPCYLSPRLNAENMEVRWFRSRFSIYVHLYHSGQDHYSSQMPEYQERTEFLKEGISVGNASLRILRTRLSDEGQYQCLIKDGNFYEEATLELKVAVSGSSPLLSVEDYQDGGIRVGCRATGWYPKPEMLWRDFQGQQLPSFTQSNSQDQNGFFEVEKSIVIQRNANRKVSCSVRNTRLPQEKDTTIYVSDPIFPKDSPWMAALFATLAVCFASLAAVSLFILRLRAQHTAELEKRDAEIRDRDMEIEKHAAELRWRNTIVPVEEVYITLDEDTAHPQLILEGGGKTVRRGDTRQRVADNPERYNTYHCVLAQEGFASGRWFWEVDVGTWGVWAMGVAKDTMKRKGWISAPQDGILALFHCGGQYWALTSPEHTALVLTRLPRNIRVYLDFEEQKVAFYNADNQELLFVFPLAPLSGERIRPWFHVGPITELSLKSPPSPPRVPSVEEPLLPSCFPLQSRPKGGRAPCPPEAGHDRDGEIRAAVPRQPRSMSKTPPVASCHHGVPGPLRSHRATTVSQDPSGHIVPPRCPRTPPVTSCHHGVPRPLRSHRATTVSQDSPS